AAACTTGAACCTAAAAGAACACTTATGGCGGCTTCTAAACTAATAAGTGAAGCTCCTAAAAATGAAATTAAAATTACACTCGTAAGAGATGAACTTTGAACAACTGAAGTTATCAAAAATCCATTTAAAATTGATTTTGGCATACTATTTGTAAACTTTTCTAATACTTTTTCTAAAAAACCACCTGAAAATAGTTTAAAACCATCTTCCATAAAAAACATACCTACTAGAAATATTGAAATACCCGCTATTATCTCTTTTGCACTCTCATAACTTAGTACAAAATAGGCTAAAACTAAAAATAATAGCGGAAATAAAACTTTTTTAATCATATTTATCTCCTTTTTTCTTTATATTTTATAAGAAATAAATAGCTTAAAAATAACTTCTATTAAAAATTTAAGAAAATCAAATTTCTACTAAGATATAATAAACAATTAAAGGAATATAAATGATTGGAATAATAGATTATAATATGGGAAATTTGGCAAGCGTTTATAATGCCTGTCATTTACTTGATGCAAAAGCAACTATAGTTAAAAACCCTGAAGATTTAAAAAATTTCAGTAGAGTTATTTTACCAGGAGTTGGTGCATATAAAGATGCAATGGAACATCTAATCAAAACAGGTATGAATGAAGCTGTTTATGAATTTGCAAAAAGTGGAAAACCAATGCTTGGAATTTGTCTTGGTATGCAACTTTTATTTGAAAGTTCACAAGAATTTGGTCATACAGATGGTTTAGGTTTAATTGATGGTGTTGTAGTAAAATTTGATAAATCAAAAATGAATGAAGACTTCAAAATCCCACACATGGGTTGGAATACAATTGTAAATAAAGAACACCCTTTATTTGAAGGACTTCATAATCCTTATTTATATTTTGTTCACTCTTACCATGCAGTAACAGAAGAAAGAAATATAATAGGGAAAACAACTTACGGATATGAATTTGCAAGTGCTGTAAATAAAGATAATATTTATGGTTTTCAACCACATCCTGAAAAATCTCACGATAATGGATTGAAAATTTTGAAGAATTTTATGAGCCTTAATTAATTTAAAAAAAAGGATTTTGTATGAAAACTATTGCAATTAGTGGTGCTAATGGATTTGTAGGAACAAGTTTAACAAACTTTTTTTCAAGCTTTGGATATAAAATCGTACCTTTATCAAGAGATATTTTAAACAATAAAAGTAAATTAGAAGAAGTACTAGATTCTGCTGATATTGTGATAAATCTTGCAGGTGCAAATATCATAAATAGATGGAGTGAAACTTATAAAAAACTTCTTTATTCTAGCCGAATTGATACAACTTCAAAAATAGTAAATGCAATAAGTAGTATTTCAAACAAACCAAAATTACTTATTTCAACTTCTGCTGTTGGAATATATGATAATAAATCAATTTATGATGAAAATGGCTCTTTTTCAAATGATTTTTTATCAAATCTTTGTCAAGATTGGGAAAAAGAAGCTTTAAAAGCAAAAAATGGGACAACAAAAATTGCTATTTTTAGATTTGGAATAATTTTAGGAAAAGATGGTGGAGCACTACAAAAAATGATTACTCCATTCAAATTTGGTCTTGGTGGAACAATAGGAAGTGGAAAACAAGCTTTTTCTTTTATTCATATAAATGATTTATTAAATGCTTACAAATTCGTTATAGAAAACAATTATGATGGAGTATTTAACCTAACAGCACCAACTCCAACAACAAATAAAGGTCTAACTCTTGCTTTAGGAAAAACACTAAAAAGACCTACTATACTTCCAATACCAGAGTTTGTTTTAAAACTTATTTTTAGTGAAGGAGCACGTGTTTTAACAGATGGACAAAGTGCAATTCCAAAAAAATTATTAGATTTGGGATTTGAATTCAAATTTAAAACAATAGAAGAAGCAATAGAAAATTTATGCAGTAAAAAGGACTAAGATGGACATATTACCAGCGATTGATTTAAAAGATGGAAAAGCAGTAAGATTAAGTAAAGGTTTAATGGATAGTGCAAAAATCTATTCTGATGAACCTTGGCAAGTAGCAAAAAGATTTGAAGAATTAGGTTCAAAATGGGTTCATATTGTTGATTTAAATGGAGCATTTGCTGGAAAACCTGCAAATTTAGAACAAATCAAAAAAATTAGAGAAAATTGTAATCTAAAAATTGAACTTGGTGGTGGAATTAGAGATGAAGAAACTATCAAAATGTATCTAGAACTTGGAGTTGATAGACTTATTCTTGGTTCAATTGCTGTAAAAGATCCAATGTTTGTAAAAAAAATGGCTTCAAAATATCCAATTGCTGTTGGAATTGATGCAATGAATGGAATGGTTGCAGTTGAAGGTTGGGCGGAAGTTTCAACAATGAAAGCAACTTCTTTAGCAAAAGAGTTTGCAAATGCAGGTGTTCAAGCAATTATTTGTACAGATATTAGCAAAGATGGAATGCTTTGTGGAGTTAATGTTGAGTTCACTGAATCAATTGCACTTGCAAGTAAAGTTGACACAATTGCAAGCGGTGGGGTAAAAGATATTCAAGATATTATAAATTGTAAAAACAATGGAAATATTTCAGGTGTTATTGTTGGAAAAGCATTTTATGAAGGAACTCTTGATTTAGAAGAGGCTTTTAGAATTTTATAAAATACCTATAAAAGTTATAAAAATAAAAATAATTTTATGATATTATATTTTATTAAAGAAAAGGGAAATAGATGAGCTCAAATAAAAAAATAACTCTTATAATTTTTACTATGATTTCAATACTTGCTGTTATAATAATAATTCTAATAGCACTTGGTTCAAGACACAGTGGATATGATGGAGCAAAAAAAAGAGCTTATTTAACAGCCGAATTAGTTAAAAATTCATTGACAAGCCATATGATAAATGGAACAATGCACCAAAGAGACACTTTTTTAAATAGTTTGAATAACCTACAAGGTATCAAAGGACTTTGGGTTGTAAGATCTAAAAGTGTTAGTGAACAGTTTGGAAATTCTTTATTAGCTACAGAAAAAGCAAGAGATCAAATTGACCAAAATGTATTAAAAACGGGGATAGAAGAAGTTGTTATCAAAGAAAGTTTAGAAGATGCTACTTTAAGAATAACTATTCCATATACTGCTTCATCTCTTGATAAACCTAACTGTATGTCATGTCACAATGCTCAAGAAGGACAAGTTTTAGGGGCAATTTCTCTAACTTTTGATATTAAGGACGATAGAGTTTCAAATATTATAGTACTATTAAAAGTTGTCGCTACAATTTCTATATTTTTAATCTTTATTTTAATTTATTTAAGAAAAAAAATCACTCCATTTACAAGTTCATTTGACTCAATAACGGAAGCTTTAAAAAGAGTGCATGAAGGTGATTATTCAGTTAGAGTTAAAGAAGGTGTTCTAAAAGAAGATAAAGAAGCTTCTATTTGGTTAAATGAACTTATAGAAAAACTTGAAACAGTTTTAACAGGTATTGAAAAAAATCTTACTTCATTTGTGCATAATAGAGCTACGATTTTTAGTAATGACAAACTTCTAACAGCAAAAGAGATTATTGAAGATATTACTGAAATTTATAACTATAAAAAAACTATTGAAACTGACTTAACAAAAGATGATATTTTTTATAGATTAATTCAAGTTTTAAAAAATAAATTAAATATTGAATCTTTTTATATTTTTGAAACTGATTTAATAAAAGATGAAAGAAAAACAATTTATCCTATAAAAGAGACTGAAAAACCTTGTTGTAGTATTTCAAAAGGTATAAAATATGGTTGTAGAGCAGAAAGAACAAACACTATTGTTTCTTCAGAAAATTTTCCTGAAATTTGTAGAATTGCAAAATGTTCAGGTGATATAAACCATATTTGTATTCCATTTTTAATAAATGAACAAAAAAATATTGTTATACATATAGTTTGTAAAGATAAAGAAAGTTTACAAAATACTAAATATCAAATAGGAATAATCAAAAAATATTTAGAAGAGACAAAACCTATTTTAGAAAGTAAACTTTTAATGGATGCATTAAGAGAAAAGAATTTAGTAGATGGTTTAACAGGACTTTATAATCGTAGATATTTAGATGAATTTATCGATAAAAAGTTACCTCATGAATTGCAAAATGGTACAAAATTTGCAATTATGTTCTTAGATATTGATTACTTTAAAATGATAAATGATACTTATGGACATGATGCAGGAGATGCCATACTACAAAAATTATCAGATACAATGAAAGAATCTATTTCTGAAAATGAGTTTATTGTTAGATTTGGTGGTGAAGAGTTCTTAATTATTATGAAAAATCCAACTGAAGTTACAGCAAAAGAACTTGCTGCAAAAATAAATGAAGAGTTTGCAAAACTTGTGTTTAATTACAATGGTCAAGCATTTAGTAAAACTGTAAGTATCGGTTATTCTTTCTTCCCAGATGATGCTGATCAAATTTGGAAATGTATAAAATATGCAGATATATCTTTATATCAAGCGAAAGAAACGGGTAGAAATAAAATAGTAAGATTCCAAAAAGAGTTCTTAAAAAGTGCAGATAAAAAGAGTTATTAATACTCTTTTTATCCTAAAACTTCTTCTTTTATACACCAATTTTTTAAAGAATTAGATACTTGAGATGAAATATTTTTTTCTTTACAAAAAACATCAAAATATTCCAAAGATTTTTCAAAGTTATTTTCTAAACAATATTTAGCTAAATCTATAATTTCAATATTTCCAAAATAGCAAGCACCAAAAGGATTATCTTTTGTAATTACTACCTCACTTTCCTTTACAAAACCATCTTTTACAACTGCTTTTTTTTCTATTCTTGGAAGTTTTTTTTCTATTCTTGGAAGTTTTTTTTCTAATTCATTCTTATCTTGAGGCCAAGTTTGTCTTTTTTGCCAAAAATTTGTATCAAACCTATTTTCAAGTAGATAAAACTCTTTTCCAACTTTTGTAAATTTATCAAATATAAACTCTACCCTACTTTTATAAAAATCAATTGCAACTTTTTGTTCATTTTCATTTTTGTTTAAAATTGTGTTTATTACATATGGAGCGATACTTGACATACTCATAGCTTGAAAAGCGCCATTTCCAGAAAGTGGGTCCACACTAGATGCACTATCTCCTATTAACATCATTTTACTATTTATTATCTCTTTATGGATTTTACAAAATGAATCTCTTTTAACTAATTTTCCAATAACTTTATAGTTATTTAAACTCCAAAGTTTTATATTTTGCTCTTTTAGAATTTTTAACATATCTTCAAAACTAGTAACTTTATTAGCTAATTCTTCATCACAAGAAAATTGGATATAACCTCTTTTTTCTCCAACATAAGCTTGCCAAATCCAACCATCTTTTACAGAATCAATTGAAGTTTTATTCTCTTTTACATTTTCAAGTTCTAGTTCTTGTAGAAGTGAATAACTTTTTGGACCAGTTATATATTCATCTTTAAAAGGGGTAAATCTTCCCCTTGCATCAACTATAAAATCAGCAATTAATTCATATTTATCTTCATCTATTTTATAATTAACTTTAGGTTTTAATTCACTTGTATCAATAGAACCAACAACTTTTGCTTCAATTATTTTTATATCATTTTCACCAACATCTTTTAATAATGCTTCATCTAAATCTCTTCTATTTACAACATATTCATAATTTACTTTATCTGCTTTTGCTGCCCAATTTGAGTTTCGTAAAGATTGATCAACTAAAAGTTTTGAAGCTTTTATAC
The DNA window shown above is from Arcobacter lacus and carries:
- a CDS encoding TIGR01777 family oxidoreductase; protein product: MKTIAISGANGFVGTSLTNFFSSFGYKIVPLSRDILNNKSKLEEVLDSADIVINLAGANIINRWSETYKKLLYSSRIDTTSKIVNAISSISNKPKLLISTSAVGIYDNKSIYDENGSFSNDFLSNLCQDWEKEALKAKNGTTKIAIFRFGIILGKDGGALQKMITPFKFGLGGTIGSGKQAFSFIHINDLLNAYKFVIENNYDGVFNLTAPTPTTNKGLTLALGKTLKRPTILPIPEFVLKLIFSEGARVLTDGQSAIPKKLLDLGFEFKFKTIEEAIENLCSKKD
- a CDS encoding GGDEF domain-containing protein yields the protein MSSNKKITLIIFTMISILAVIIIILIALGSRHSGYDGAKKRAYLTAELVKNSLTSHMINGTMHQRDTFLNSLNNLQGIKGLWVVRSKSVSEQFGNSLLATEKARDQIDQNVLKTGIEEVVIKESLEDATLRITIPYTASSLDKPNCMSCHNAQEGQVLGAISLTFDIKDDRVSNIIVLLKVVATISIFLIFILIYLRKKITPFTSSFDSITEALKRVHEGDYSVRVKEGVLKEDKEASIWLNELIEKLETVLTGIEKNLTSFVHNRATIFSNDKLLTAKEIIEDITEIYNYKKTIETDLTKDDIFYRLIQVLKNKLNIESFYIFETDLIKDERKTIYPIKETEKPCCSISKGIKYGCRAERTNTIVSSENFPEICRIAKCSGDINHICIPFLINEQKNIVIHIVCKDKESLQNTKYQIGIIKKYLEETKPILESKLLMDALREKNLVDGLTGLYNRRYLDEFIDKKLPHELQNGTKFAIMFLDIDYFKMINDTYGHDAGDAILQKLSDTMKESISENEFIVRFGGEEFLIIMKNPTEVTAKELAAKINEEFAKLVFNYNGQAFSKTVSIGYSFFPDDADQIWKCIKYADISLYQAKETGRNKIVRFQKEFLKSADKKSY
- the qhpG gene encoding flavin-dependent monooxygenase QhpG, yielding MNQNEKILILGAGIAGSSTAIGLKKLGFDVTVIYKKRPFTAYEGFSQKTKEGLISLGCIKASKLLVDQSLRNSNWAAKADKVNYEYVVNRRDLDEALLKDVGENDIKIIEAKVVGSIDTSELKPKVNYKIDEDKYELIADFIVDARGRFTPFKDEYITGPKSYSLLQELELENVKENKTSIDSVKDGWIWQAYVGEKRGYIQFSCDEELANKVTSFEDMLKILKEQNIKLWSLNNYKVIGKLVKRDSFCKIHKEIINSKMMLIGDSASSVDPLSGNGAFQAMSMSSIAPYVINTILNKNENEQKVAIDFYKSRVEFIFDKFTKVGKEFYLLENRFDTNFWQKRQTWPQDKNELEKKLPRIEKKLPRIEKKAVVKDGFVKESEVVITKDNPFGACYFGNIEIIDLAKYCLENNFEKSLEYFDVFCKEKNISSQVSNSLKNWCIKEEVLG
- the hisA gene encoding 1-(5-phosphoribosyl)-5-[(5-phosphoribosylamino)methylideneamino]imidazole-4-carboxamide isomerase — its product is MDILPAIDLKDGKAVRLSKGLMDSAKIYSDEPWQVAKRFEELGSKWVHIVDLNGAFAGKPANLEQIKKIRENCNLKIELGGGIRDEETIKMYLELGVDRLILGSIAVKDPMFVKKMASKYPIAVGIDAMNGMVAVEGWAEVSTMKATSLAKEFANAGVQAIICTDISKDGMLCGVNVEFTESIALASKVDTIASGGVKDIQDIINCKNNGNISGVIVGKAFYEGTLDLEEAFRIL
- the hisH gene encoding imidazole glycerol phosphate synthase subunit HisH; this translates as MIGIIDYNMGNLASVYNACHLLDAKATIVKNPEDLKNFSRVILPGVGAYKDAMEHLIKTGMNEAVYEFAKSGKPMLGICLGMQLLFESSQEFGHTDGLGLIDGVVVKFDKSKMNEDFKIPHMGWNTIVNKEHPLFEGLHNPYLYFVHSYHAVTEERNIIGKTTYGYEFASAVNKDNIYGFQPHPEKSHDNGLKILKNFMSLN